The Salvelinus namaycush isolate Seneca chromosome 13, SaNama_1.0, whole genome shotgun sequence genome includes a region encoding these proteins:
- the LOC120057935 gene encoding secreted frizzled-related protein 3-like, which yields MIMISHELFVSFLAVTCLFRIPRASSAACEPIRIPLCKSMPWNMTKMPNHLHHSTQANAVLAIEQFEGLLGTQCSTDLLFFLCAMYAPICTIDFQHDPIKPCKSVCERAKCGCEPVMKRYNHTWPESLACEDLPVYDRGVCISPEAIVKADGPGRIWVIMMIEDSIV from the coding sequence ATGATCATGATTTCCCACGAGTTATTCGTCTCCTTCCTCGCGGTTACCTGTCTGTTTAGGATACCCAGAGCGTCTTCGGCGGCATGTGAGCCCATTCGGATCCCTCTGTGCAAGTCCATGCCCTGGAACATGACGAAAATGCCCAACCACCTCCACCACAGCACCCAGGCGAACGCAGTCCTGGCCATTGAGCAGTTTGAAGGGCTTCTTGGCACCCAGTGTAGTACAGATTTACTGTTCTTTCTGTGCGCCATGTACGCCCCAATATGCACGATTGACTTCCAACACGACCCTATCAAGCCCTGCAAGTCGGTGTGTGAGCGTGCGAAATGCGGCTGTGAACCGGTGATGAAACGGTATAATCACACCTGGCCAGAGAGCTTGGCCTGCGAGGATCTGCCAGTCTACGACCGGGGGGTCTGTATCTCACCTGAGGCCATTGTAAAAGCAGACGGACCAGGTAGGATATGGGTGATTATGATGATTGAAGATTCCATAGTGTAG
- the LOC120058053 gene encoding secreted frizzled-related protein 3-like — protein sequence MLTCWFYSESTPDFPSDSHNVNCKGANNDRCKCKSVKLGLKTYLKNNYNYVIRARVKEIKSRNHDLSAIVEVKDILKSSFVNIPRDMVTLHYNSGCPCPPLTANDEYIIMGYENEERSRLLLIEGSIAQKWKDRMGRKVRRWDQVLRDQSRGNSGGSNMRRSRH from the exons ATGCTCACCTG TTGGTTTTATTCAGAATCAACTCCTGACTTTCCAAGTGATTCTCACAATGTCAACTGTAAAGGAGCCAACAATG ATCGTTGCAAGTGCAAGTCAGTTAAACTGGGTCTCAAGACCTACCTAAAGAATAATTACAACTATG TGATTCGTGCAAGGGTGAAGGAGATTAAAAGCAGGAATCATGACTTGAGTGCAATCGTGGAGGTCAAAGACATCCTGAAGTCTTCCTTTGTCAACATCCCTCGTGATATGGTCACACTGCACTACAACTCTGGCTGTCCCTGTCCTCCTCTCACCGCCAACGACGAGTATATCATCATGGGTTATGAGAATGAGGAGAGGTCCAG GCTTCTGCTCATCGAAGGCTCCATTGCACAGAAGTGGAAGGACCGTATGGGGAGGAAGGTGAGGCGTTGGGACCAGGTACTGAGGGACCAGAGCCGGGGGAACTCTGGCGGAAGCAATATGCGGAGGAGCCGCCACTGA